The Pyrenophora tritici-repentis strain M4 chromosome 10, whole genome shotgun sequence genome contains a region encoding:
- a CDS encoding MutS, Mismatch repair ATPase (MutS family), with amino-acid sequence MARGVEGNEMSTPRASQKKQPASASQSAKGQKSILGFFQKKSTNSPSPAPSDATPTQKTPKPTIANKAFTKSTASTTPVPSSDDPDYSSPIKQERELTVGRNKENVLAGVAPSSPTRKARKSVNYAESDDDEDEDDVLGPIANNARGRATKRQRVTIEDDSDDEFGLDAATQKAMLEEEDEEDDFIVPDDSEEELASKKRKRPSASKARAKTSPASSPPIIEEKHDDEDGDVAMTSTSTAQQWIYDPENPMVFKPRAPVQATKRDPIKKIKERPSASEPETRHPWLAHQQDADRHPIDHPDYDPRTLYVPPHAFEKLSAFEKQYWEIKSKWWDTVVFFKKGKFYELYEKDATIGHQLFDLKLTDRVNMRMVGVPEASLDMWATQFVAAGYKVARVDQMESALGKEMRERDDKGKTPKKAAGGKENKVIRRELATVLTSGTLVDTGMLQSEMSTYCMAIKEIDRDNLPAFGVAFVDTATAQFQLCEFTDDVDMTKFETLIAQMRPGELLLEKSCVSAKVLRILKNNTPPTTIWNWLKPNKEFWPADIAIRELEVNNYFESPTEDNIEAWPAVLREAREQELVMSAFGALLQYLRTLMIERDLVTLGNFQWYDPIRKATSLVLDGQSLINLEIFANTFDGSAEGTLFAMLNRCITPFGKRLLRQWVCHPLADAAKINARLDAVDALNADSSIMDNFSSSLSKLPDLERLISRVHAGRCRAQDFLKVLEGFEQIEYTISLLKQFGDGEGVIGQLISSMPDLGTSLAKWTSAFDRNIARKEGLLIPEPGIEEDFDNSQERVEACKADLDVLLKKARKELGSNAVQYNDIGKEIYQLEVPKKVKVPNSWDQMSATAKVTRYYSPELRKLVRALQEAQETHGQITREVATRFCQRFDEDYKVWLAAVKIIAQLDCLISLAKASASLGEPSCRPVFEEGKRTVVEFEELRHPCMLNTVADFIPNDIRLGGDGANISLLTGANAAGKSTILRMTCIAVILAQVGCYLPCTSARLTPVDRIMSRLGANDNIFAAQSTFFVELSETQKILSEATPRSLVILDELGRGTSSYDGVAVAQAVLHDISTRVGCVGFFATHYRSLAKEFEFHPEVQNKRMRIHVDDDSKSITFLYKLEEGVAEGSFGMHCAAMCGIPKKVIENAEKAAREWEHTSRLGERMEVNKDEGGVYVPLGLQSDVAWALREGLDGVGERALDVLREAIAAL; translated from the exons ATGGCTCGCGGCGTCGAAGGAAATGAAATGTCAACCCCTCGCGCCTCACAGAAGAAGCAGCCCGCTTCGGCATCACAATCCGCAAAGGGCCAAAAGTCAATCCTCGGCTTCTTCCAGAAGAAGTCTACCAACTCACCCAGCCCCGCACCGTCCGATGCCACACCAACCCAGAAGACTCCAAAGCCGACAATTGCGAACAAGGCTTTTACCAAGTCGACTGCTTCCACCACTCCTGTCCCTAGTAGTGACGACCCAGATTACTCGAGTCCCATCAAACAGGAGCGGGAACTTACAGTAGGAAGGAACAAGGAAAACG TGTTAGCAGGCGTTGCTCCTAGTAGCCCAACACGGAAG GCTAGAAAATCAGTGAACTATGCCGAATCagatgacgacgaggatgAAGATGACGTGCTGGGACCAATTGCGAACAATGCACGAGGCCGAGCTACAAAACGCCAGAGGGTAACAATTGAGGATGACTCTGATGATGAGTTTGGCTTAGACGCGGCCACGCAGAAGGCAATGCTTGAAGAAGAGGATGAGGAAGATGACTTCATCGTCCCAGACGACTCCGAGGAGGAACTTGCTTCAAAAAAGCGCAAACGGCCATCGGCGTCCAAGGCACGCGCCAAAACCTCCCCGGCATCTTCCCCGCCTATAATTGAGGAAAAGCACGACGATGAGGATGGCGATGTTGCAATGACGAGCACATCGACAGCACAGCAATGGATATACGACCCGGAAAACCCAATGGTGTTCAAGCCCCGTGCGCCAGTGCAAGCGACCAAACGAGATCCGATCAAGAAGATCAAGGAACGACCATCGGCTTCTGAGCCCGAGACAAGACATCCATGGCTCGCTCATCAGCAGGACGCCGACCGTCATCCGATCGACCATCCCGATTACGACCCACGCACCCTCTATGTTCCCCCGCACGCCTTCGAAAAACTGTCGGCATTCGAGAAGCAGTATTGGGAGATCAAGAGCAAGTGGTGGGACACTGTCGTCTTCTTCAAGAAGGGTAAATTCTACGAGTTGTATGAGAAGGATGCTACAATCGGTCACCAGCTCTTCGATCTCAAGCTGACTGATCGGGTCAATATGAGGATGGTGGGAGTGCCAGAGGCATCTTTGGACATGTGGGCGACTCAATTTGTAGCGGCCGGCTACAAAGTTGCACGAGTTGACCAAATGGAATCGGCTCTTGGCAAAGAGATGCGCGAACGTGACGACAAGGGCAAGACTCCGAAGAAGGCAGCAGGCGGCAAGGAAAACAAGGTGATTCGGCGTGAACTAGCTACCGTGCTCACATCAGGAACACTGGTAGACACGGGCATGCTGCAGAGCGAGATGTCAACATATTgtatggccatcaaggaaATTGACCGGGACAATTTGCCTGCCTTTGGTGTGGCATTCGTCGACACTGCCACAGCACAGTTCCAGCTGTGTGAGTTCACTGACGATGTCGACATGACCAAGTTTGAAACCCTCATTGCGCAAATGAGACCAGGCGAGTTGTTACTGGAGAAGTCTTGCGTCTCTGCCAAAGTCCTGCGTATACTCAAAAACAACACGCCGCCAACAACCATTTGGAACTGGCTGAAGCCTAACAAGGAGTTCTGGCCTGCTGATATAGCGATCCGGGAGCTTGAGGTGAACAATTACTTCGAGTCGCCCACAGAGGACAATATTGAGGCGTGGCCGGCAGTTTTGCGTGAAGCGCGAGAGCAAGAGCTAGTAATGTCTGCGTTTGGTGCCCTTCTACAGTACTTGCGCACGCTGATGATTGAGCGCGATCTCGTTACACTTGGCAACTTCCAGTGGTACGATCCGATACGTAAAGCTACCAGCCTGGTGCTCGATGGTCAAAGCCTGATCAACCTGGAAATCTTTGCCAACACTTTTGATGGGTCGGCTGAGGGCACTTTGTTTGCCATGCTTAATCGTTGCATTACGCCATTTGGCAAACGTCTTCTTCGCCAGTGGGTATGTCATCCTCTCGCAGATGCAGCAAAGATCAATGCCCGCCTGGATGCAGTGGACGCACTGAATGCCGACTCTTCCATCATGGATAACTTCAGCTCGTCGCTCAGCAAGCTACCGGACCTTGAGCGCCTCATTTCGCGTGTACATGCGGGCCGATGCAGAGCTCAGGACTTTCTCAAAGTACTAGAAGGCTTCGAGCAGATTGAGTACACCATCAGTCTATTGAAGCAATTTGGCGACGGAGAAGGTGTCATCGGGCAACTTATCTCGTCGATGCCCGACCTTGGTACGTCGCTGGCCAAGTGGACCTCAGCCTTTGATCGTAACATTGCGCGAAAGGAAGGTCTATTGATCCCCGAGCCTGGCATCGAGGAGGACTTTGATAACAGTCAAGAACGAGTCGAGGCATGTAAGGCTGATCTGGACGTGCTGTTGAAGAAGGCACGAAAGGAGCTTGGCTCAAATGCTGTCCAGTACAATGACATAGGCAAGGAGATTTACCAACTCGAGGTACCCAAGAAAGTCAAGGTTCCCAACAGCTGGGATCAAATGTCGGCTACTGCCAAGGTCACACGATACTACAGTCCTGAGCTACGAAAGCTTGTGCGAGCACTACAAGAAGCGCAGGAGACACATGGACAGATCACACGAGAGGTTGCTACTCGCTTCTGTCAGCGCTTTGACGAGGATTACAAGGTCTGGCTGGCGGCTGTCAAGATCATTGCTCAGCTTGATTGCTTGATTAGTCTTGCAAAGGCCTCCGCTTCGCTAGGGGAGCCAAGCTGCCGTCCAGTATTTGAGGAGGGCAAGCGTACCGTCGTCGAGTTCGAGGAGCTACGTCATCCGTGTATGCTCAATACCGTCGCTGACTTTATCCCCAATGATATCCGACTCGGCGGAGACGGTGCAAACATCAGCCTTTTGACTGGTGCCAACGCAGCCGGTAAATCAACAATCCTGCGTATGACATGCATAGCAGTCATTCTCGCACAAGTGGGTTGCTACCTGCCCTGCACGTCAGCGCGACTGACACCCGTCGACCGTATCATGTCGCGTCTGGGAGCGAATGACAACATCTTCGCCGCCCAATCCACCTTCTTCGTCGAGCTCTCGGAGACGCAGAAGATTCTCTCGGAAGCCACACCCCGTTCGCTCGTGATTCTTGACGAGCTCGGCCGCGGAACATCGTCTTACGATGGTGTAGCCGTCGCACAGGCCGTGCTCCACGACATCAGCACACGTGTAGGCTGCGTCGGCTTCTTTGCAACACACTACCGGTCGCTCGCCAAGGAATTCGAGTTCCACCCGGAGGTGCAGAACAAGCGGATGCGTATTCACGTTGATGACGATTCAAAGTCCATCACCTTCCTCTACAAGCTCGAGGAGGGCGTGGCAGAGGGCAGCTTCGGTATGCACTGTGCGGCCATGTGCGGAATCCCGAAGAAGGTGATTGAGAATGCAGAGAAGGCAGCGAGGGAGTGGGAGCACACGAGTCGTCTGGGCGAGAGAATGGAGGTCAACAAGGATGAGGGGGGGGTGTATGTGCCGCTGGGACTGCAGAGTGATGTTGCGTGGGCTCTGAGAGAAGGATTAGATGGTGTGGGAGAAAGGGCGCTGGATGTGCTACGTGAGGCTATCGCTGCACTCTGA
- a CDS encoding ArnT, 4-amino-4-deoxy-L-arabinose transferase and related glycosyltransferase PMT family gives MAIDTQQKMLLFGAAAAVRLLLFTVFPALPDLLAGRVEVSTPVTSFKRLQEGVFLHTHNVSPYDGGVFHQAPLLLPLFSLLPNPSRAPLATNILYTIVDLLSANALYQVAESGFSSVTRLFASPRKDLRWSSMAITAGFLFSPFTVLTCIARSTSSLTNLFILTAMAKASQGASFTFIFATAFASYFAMHPILLFPPLMVLLYDAKALKNKSTPNTTSFVVTHTLGFVVAIGALLAGSAFLTGSWDFLGATYGVRLLMPDLTPNVGLWWYFFIEMFDSFREFFLGVFWLHAASYMPGLTIRLHKQPLFVACALTGVFAIFTPYPSIADAALYLSLVPMFRHLFPLMRYTFLASASILYTSFLGPAFYHLWVYAGSGNANFFYAITLVWSLGMSIILGDSLYAALRDELDVERPELQGKEVKWLRVAYHISLVSVPLLFQLLQLTLFIQFSFNLQQQSHIRQTPNHIPPQHNIATMSNNVITFTPREMEVLALAWKCMETQPKVDMNKLASLTGYTPGSASVTFGKIKQKIRLVGDSLSSAGPAPPKNGSRAKATPSTTPRKRSMLSASTPPSAKKSKQREIKREPEMDFEEFGLCALDGGSGSRSAAVRSPGGNGGFLDGIEKYAWV, from the exons ATGGCCATTGATACGCAGCAAAAGATGCTGCTCTTCGGGGCGGCTGCGGCAGTCAGGTTGCTTCTATTCACCGTCTTTCCCGCTCTTCCAGACCTCCTCGCCGGCCGCGTCGAGGTGTCCACACCCGTCACAAGCTTCAAGAGGT TGCAAGAGGGCGTCTTTCTTCATACCCACAATGTCTCTCCATATGACGGCGGCGTTTTCCACCAGGCCCCTCTCCTACTGCCTCTTTTCTCCCTCCTGCCAAACCCCTCCCGCGCCCCGCTTGCGACAAATATCCTCTACACCATTGTAGACTTGCTGAGCGCGAATGCCTTGTATCAGGTCGCAGAGAGTGGCTTCTCCTCGGTGACGCGCCTGTTCGCTTCTCCCCGGAAAGACTTGCGATGGAGTAGCATGGCCATCACCGCTGG CTTCCTGTTCAGTCCATTCACCGTCCTGACATGCATCGCCCGCTCCACGTCCTCTCTGACAAACCTCTTCATCCTCACAGCCATGGCCAAGGCATCACAGGGAGCCAGCTTCACTTTCATCTTTGCCACAGCCTTCGCCTCGTACTTTGCCATGCACCCAATCCTCCTCTTTCCTCCCTTGATGGTCTTGTTGTATGATGCAAAGGCGCTCAAGAACAAGTCCACTCCGAATACGACCTCGTTTGTTGTCACCCATACACTTGGCTTCGTAGTCGCAATTGGCGCCCTTTTGGCTGGCTCGGCATTCTTGACTGGCTCATGGGACTTCCTAGGAGCCACGTACGGTGTGCGTCTCCTAATGCCAGATCTTACGCCCAATGTGGGTCTCTGGTGGTACTTTTTCATTGAGATGTTTGACTCGTTCCGCGAGTTCTTCCTAGGCGTGTTCTGGTTACACGCCGCCTCGTACATGCCAGGTCTTACCATTCGTCTTCACAAGCAGCCCTTATTCGTCGCTTGCGCATTGACTGGCGTTTTTGCCATCTTTACGCCCTACCCCAGCATAGCAGATGCTGCTCTGTACCTTTCTTTGGTGCCCATGTTCCGGCATCTGTTTCCTC TGATGCGTTATACCTTCTTGGCATCGGCGAGCATTCTATACACATCGTTCCTAGGTCCTGCCTTTTATCACTTGTGGGTTTACGCTGGATCTGGCAATGCCAATTTCTTCTATGCAATTACACTGGTCTGGAGTCTGGGCATGTCGATTATTCTAGGAGACTCATTGTACGCGGCATTGAGGGACGAGCTGGACGTCGAAAGGCCGGAATTGCAAGGGAAGGAG GTCAAGTGGTTGCGTGTAGCCTACCATATAAGTCTGGTATCCGTCCCTCTCCTCTTCCAACTCCTCCAACTCACACTCTTCATCCAATTCTCTTTCAACCTCCAACAACAGTCACACATCAGACAAACACCTAACCACATCCCACCCCAACACAACATCGCCACCATGTCCAACAACGTCATCACATTCACCCCCCGCGAGATGGAGGTCCTCGCACTGGCCTGGAAATGCATGGAGACTCAACCCAAG GTGGACATGAACAAGCTGGCCTCCCTCACGGGCTACACCCCCGGCAGCGCGAGCGTCACCTTCGGCAAGATCAAGCAGAAGATCAGGCTCGTCGGCGACTCCCTCTCCTCCGCTGGTCCTGCTCCGCCTAAGAACGGTTCTCGCGCCAAAGCCACACCGTCAACTACGCCTAGGAAACGCAGCATGCTGTCCGCCAGCACTCCGCCCTCTGCCAAGAAGTCCAAGCAA CGTGAGATCAAGCGTGAGCCAGAGATGGATTTCGAGGAGTTTGGCTTGTGTGCTTTGGATGGTGGTTCGGGCTCGCGCTCTGCTGCTGTTCGTTCGCCTGGTGGCAATGGTGGTTTCCTCGATGGGATTGAGAAGTACGCCTGGGTCTGA
- a CDS encoding NOP7, Protein required for biogenesis 60S ribosomal subunit — protein MAGRSKKKGTSGAAKNYITRTRAVKKLQISLPDFRRLCIFKGIYPREPRNKKKVSKGSTAATTFYYTKDIQYLLHEPLLAKFREHKAVAKKIGRALGRGESGDASRLEKNLMPKVKLDHIIKERYPTFVDALRDLDDALSMLFLFANLPSSDHIPAKTIALCQRLTREFEHYVITSHSLRKSFLSIKGIYYQATIQGQDILWLVPYRFVQRTGGDIDFRIMGTFVEFYTTLLGFVNYRLYTSIGLVYPPKFNARSDEQGGELAAFQLEGKATATNGASNGHAEDAEINPEAQAIADRIGAMPDVEEEEATTAVAKTGAEDDEEEANEEIDKFEPTAPDADILPQPQASSAEVASLFAPFTFYLSRETPRGSLEFILKAFGCKRVGWDGVLGDGAFTTNESDPAITHQIVDRPALSNGAPASNVQETENGGAAAPKAQWPYSMMPGRTYVQPQWVWDSINQGKLLRADHYSPGADLPPHLSPWVKPKKGEYDPNLPLAAQQPEGEAEAFEDEGDEETAFDVDGDEDMEAIVDREGSVEVGEGMDVADDSEDDSDDDESDEEDGPAGDEDDLDSDAESDISEGEAARLQHQRELEAEATGKKLEVKKPTRKEENATIRKKAEKKKRAEEEERERQKMMLSNKKRKLLKRIEYGENKRDNESENLRRKRARVEKAKAAAEAV, from the exons ATGGCTGGTCGCAGTAAAAAGAAGG GCACCTCTGGTGCCGCCAAAAATTACATTACCCGCACGCGCGCTGTGAAGAAGCTTCAGATATCGCTCCCAGACTTCCGCCGATTATGCATCTTCAAGGGAATCTACCCCCGTGAGCCGCGCAACAAGAAGAAGGTTTCCAAGGGCTCCACTGCCGCTACAACCTTTTACTACACAAAGGACATTCAGTACCTGCTCCATGAGCCGCTACTGGCAAAGTTCCGCGAGCACAAGGCCGTCGCAAAGAAGATTGGTCGCGCCCTCGGTCGCGGCGAATCTGGTGATGCCTCGCGCCTTGAGAAGAACCTCATGCCCAAGGTCAAGCTTGATCACATCATCAAGGAGCGCTACCCTACCTTTGTTGACGCTCTGCGCGATCTCGACGATGCCCTCTCCATGCTGTTCCTCTTCGCCAACCTTCCCTCGAGCGACCACATCCCCGCAAAGACCATCGCCCTCTGCCAGCGATTGACGCGCGAGTTCGAACACTACGTCATCACTTCCCATTCCCTCCGCAAGTCTTTCCTCTCCATCAAGGGTATCTACTACCAGGCCACCATTCAAGGCCAGGACATCCTTTGGCTGGTGCCATATAGGTTCGTGCAGCGAACAGGCGGCGACATTGATTTCAGGATCATGGGCACATTTGTCGAGTTCTACACTACTCTTCTTGGCTTCGTCAACTACCGCCTCTACACTTCAATTGGCCTAGTATACCCTCCCAAGTTCAACGCAAGGAGCGACGAGCAAGGTGGTGAGCTGGCTGCGTTCCAGCTCGAGGGCAAAGCTACCGCGACAAACGGCGCATCGAATGGCCACGCTGAGGATGCTGAGATCAACCCCGAGGCACAGGCCATTGCAGACAGGATTGGAGCTATGCCCGATgttgaggaagaggaagcgACCACAGCGGTAGCCAAGACTGGTGCCGAAGACGATGAGGAGGAGGCCAATGAGGAGATTGACAAGTTCGAGCCCACTGCACCCGACGCCGACATCCTACCTCAGCCCCAAGCAAGCAGCGCCGAGGTTGCCTCTTTGTTCGCACCCTTCACCTTTTACCTGTCGCGAGAGACACCCAGAGGCTCGcttgagtttatactcaaggcTTTCGGCTGCAAGAGAGTGGGTTGGGATGGCGTTTTAGGTGACGGTGCCTTTACGACAAACGAATCCGACCCCGCCATTACACATCAAATTGTTGATCGACCAGCCCTGTCCAATGGTGCACCGGCTTCCAACGTTCAGGAGACTGAAAATGGTGGAGCTGCTGCTCCCAAGGCTCAATGGCCCTACTCCATGATGCCTGGTCGCACCTATGTCCAGCCTCAGTGGGTCTGGGATAGCATCAACCAGGGCAAGCTTTTGCGAGCAGACCACTACTCTCCCGGCGCCGATTTGCCGCCACACTTGAGCCCATGGGTTAAGCCCAAGAAGGGCGAATACGACCCTAACCTGCCCCTCGCAGCCCAACAGCCAGAGGGTGAGGCCGAGGCATTTGAAGATGAAGGCGATGAGGAGACAGCATTCGATGTTGACGGAGATGAGGATATGGAGGCCATCGTTGACCGCGAAGGCTCTGTTGAAGTTGGCGAGGGAATGGATGTCGCTGACGATTCCGAAGACGACAGCGACGATGATGAGTCggatgaggaagatggacCCGCTGGTGATGAGGACGATCTCGACTCTGATGCCGAATCCGACATCTCAGAAGGAGAAGCTGCTCGTCTCCAACATCAACGCGAACTTGAGGCTGAAGCTACCGGCAAGAAGCTTGAGGTCAAGAAGCCGACCAGGAAAGAGGAGAACGCGACCATTCGCAAGAAGGCCGAAAAGAAGAAGCGCGCAGAAGAGGAGGAGCGTGAGAGGCAAAAGATGATGTTGTCCAACAAGAAGCGCAAGCTACTCAAGCGTATTGAATACGGCGAGAACAAGCGCGACAACGAGTCTGAGAATCTGCGAAGGAAGCGCGCGAGGGTGGAAAAGGCAAAAGCCGCTGCTGAAGCTGTCTAA
- a CDS encoding FAP multi-domain protein: MSKPTYLLFPNLPPELRQEIYTYLSTPDNTSTPAQTTSLPLVLKTYTCKHTTIQILPVHHGSAGLLSLPHDIFPEAAEYRTWLLSNAVELCIGVQFTGRVNSFVQADWDRKVETHLNKLVKQHAWLRKVSRYDVKVYWMPKDGPLKSKKGKRVAGRIPNAMVESLTKMMDEGVKRRKGEVRVALVTGVVFVFVSVAQSVRFGLDVFLARGNGGAGFKRVVKEVHNPRVGAHVTDSSFLVSKEKEFVEWVDGTWDQLVMRKTYVDGDEGEAVVTYGQKQPGYSFTHTLMECMGQD; this comes from the coding sequence ATGTCCAAACCCACATACCTCCTCTTCCCCAACCTACCCCCAGAACTCCGACAAGAAATATACACCTACCTCTCCACCCCCGACAACACCTCTACCCCCGCCCAAACCACCAGCCTCCCCCTGGTCCTCAAAACCTACACCTGCAAACACACCACCATCCAAATCCTCCCCGTCCACCACGGATCCGCCGGCCTCCTCTCCTTGCCCCATGATATCTTCCCCGAAGCAGCCGAATACCGCACTTGGCTCCTCTCCAACGCCGTCGAGCTGTGCATCGGTGTGCAATTCACCGGCCGCGTGAATTCCTTTGTGCAAGCAGATTGGGACAGGAAAGTGGAGACGCATCTTAATAAGCTGGTGAAGCAGCATGCTTGGCTAAGGAAAGTGAGTAGGTATGATGTTAAGGTCTATTGGATGCCGAAAGATGGGCCGTTGAAGAGTAAGAAGGGGAAGAGGGTTGCGGGACGGATTCCGAATGCGATGGTTGAGAGTCTGACTAAGATGATGGATGAAGGGGTTAAGAGGAGGAAAGGGGAGGTGAGGGTTGCGTTGGTTACGGGTGTTGTTTTCGTCTTTGTTAGTGTGGCTCAGTCGGTGAGATTTGGGTTGGATGTTTTTCTGGCCCGCGGGAATGGAGGGGCTGGGTTCAAGAGAGTGGTGAAGGAGGTTCATAATCCGCGCGTGGGCGCTCATGTTACAGACTCGTCGTTTCTGGTATCAAAGGAAAAGGAGTTTGTCGAGTGGGTGGACGGGACATGGGACCAGCTGGTGATGCGGAAGACCTATGTGGATGGAGACGAGGGCGAGGCTGTCGTTACGTATGGCCAGAAGCAACCGGGGTATTCGTTCACTCATACGCTGATGGAATGTATGGGGCAGGACTGA
- a CDS encoding divalent heavy-metal cations transporter encodes MNCPSRTDDDVLWHPGWNQNPPRWAADLTTCADLNGIANARELGEADRLCSKQNLRRGELDDFNGQDTEKKKSVTMGEGVKRSLTGPCTRTTAHVSEHQAGLTASAFSWAKWLFSVLCTSILVSYANGKLSAPKFVVDRDTSYQRLPKRSTCENGKAQPDYNLGLHVAGLFIILFVSGTGCAFPMLVLRFPRLRIPPSFLFGAKHFGTGVLVATAFVHLLPTAFISLNDPCLSSFWTTDYQAMPGAIMLASVFFVTLIEMVFSPAQHVCGGNEGVTAVSRRAEEPKIEIDPPAAPHAELQRQYSDNSLRVRDLGALRGRVGSISRTLSRYHEDGQNANAIHLRNEASKEARNDSTVKHDQESGEHTHVLTPDQLHRKAVMQVFLLEMGILFHSIFIGMSLAVSVGSDFTVLLIAIVFHQTFEGLALGVRIADIDWKPRAAQPWLMALAYGCTTPGGMAIGIATHTLYSPDSEVGLLVVGIMNAVSAGFLVG; translated from the exons ATGAACTGTCCTTCTAGAACCGATGATGACGTCCTTTGGCACCCCGGATGGAACCAGAACCCACCACGCTGGGCCGCTGACCTTACGACTTGCGCAGATCTCAATGGTATCGCCAATGCAAGGGAGCTGGGAGAAGCAGATCGACTGTGCAGTAAGCAGAATCTCAGACGCGGCGAGCTGGATGACTTCAATGGCCAAGATACGGAAAAGAAAAAATCGGTCACGATGGGGGAGGGTGTCAAAAGGTCCCTAACAG GACCCTGCACCCGAACAACCGCGCACGTGAGCGAGCACCAAGCTGGGCTCACCGCTAGTGCTTTCAGCTGGGCAAAGTGGCTTTTCTCTGTACTTTGTACTTCGATTCTTGTTTCTTACGCTAATGGCAAATTATCTGCGCCCAAATTCGTTGTTGATCGAG ACACATCATACCAGCGACTTCCTAAACGAAGCACTTGCGAAAATGGCAAAGCGCAACCAGACTACAACTTGGGCCTCCATGTCGCTGGCCTCTTCATCATCCTGTTTGTGTCGGGCACCGGCTGTGCTTTTCCAATGCTCGTTCTCCGATTTCCACGTCTACGCATTCCACCATCTTTTCTGTTCGGCGCCAAGCATTTTGGTACCGGCGTCCTAGTCGCAACTGCATTTGTCCATTTACTTCCCACAGCTTTCATTTCCCTGAACGATCCATGTCTCTCGAGTTTCTGGACTACAGACTACCAGGCTATGCCCGGTGCCATCATGCTAGCTAGTGTCTTCTTCGTCACATTAATCGAGATGGTCTTCTCTCCTGCCCAGCACGTCTGCGGTGGAAACGAAGGAGTAACCGCCGTGTCGCGACGTGCAGAAGAGCCTAAAATAGAGATTGATCCACCAGCCGCACCGCACGCAGAATTGCAGAGACAATACTCAGACAACAGTCTGCGAGTCCGCGATCTAGGCGCTCTCCGTGGCCGAGTCGGCAGCATCAGTAGAACACTCTCGCGCTACCACGAAGATGGTCAAAACGCCAATGCAATCCACCTCCGCAACGAAGCCAGCAAGGAGGCCCGCAACGATTCAACCGTGAAGCACGACCAGGAGTCCGGCGAGCACACCCACGTCCTCACACCGGACCAACTCCACCGCAAAGCAGTCATGCAAGTCTTTCTCCTCGAAATGGGCATCCTCTTCCACAGCATCTTCATCGGCATGTCCCTCGCCGTTTCCGTAGGCAGCGACTTTACAGTCCTCCTCATCGCAATCGTCTTCCACCAGACATTCGAGGGCCTCGCTCTTGGCGTGCGTATCGCGGATATTGATTGGAAACCACGTGCTGCACAGCCGTGGCTCATGGCCCTTGCATATGGCTGTACCACGCCCGGTGGCATGGCGATTGGTATCGCGACACATACTTTGTACTCGCCCGACTCGGAGGTTGGGCTCTTGGTTGTGGGTATCATGAATGCGGTGTCTGCGGGCTTCTTGGT GGGTTGA